Part of the Engraulis encrasicolus isolate BLACKSEA-1 chromosome 1, IST_EnEncr_1.0, whole genome shotgun sequence genome, CTTGCTCGCAACATAGGCTACACGTAGGCTACTCATAATAACATTTCAGGTGATTTAAGTTCATCTGACTAGAATAAGCTGCTTGTATTACTTTGTTGAACGTAATTTATTTCGTTAAAAAAGTGCGGGAAATGGCCAGTATGCAACGAGGGCAAAACTAACGTTTGTGGGTAGAGTGTTCTTTGAGGCAGACGGAACGTCCCCCTATTTCAAAAGTGACCAATCATCGCCTCTGAAAATGGAGGGAAATGGCTCATTGGATTGTCCTTGAGCTCAGCTTGTGCCGACTTGAAGTGAGTTATTTGCATACTGGTGGGTATAAGAACAGCAGAGCAATCATGCCAGACACCATTGTCCCTGACAACTGCTAACCATGCCTGATCCAGCCAAGCCTGCCCCCAAGAAGGGCTCCAAGAAAGCCGTGAGCAAGACCGCCGGAAAGGGTGGCAAGAAGCGCAAGAGGACCAGGAAGGAGAGCTATGCCATCTACGTGTACAAGGTCCTGAAGCAGGTCCACCCCGATACTGGGATCTCTTCTAAGGCCATGAGCATCATGAACTCCTTCGTCAACGACATCTTCGAGCGCATCGCTGGTGAGGCTTCCCGCCTGGCACACTACAACAAGCGCCACACCATCTCCTCCAGGGAGATCCAGACCGCAGTGCGTCTGTTGCTGCCCGGTGAGCTCGCCAAGCACGCCGTGTCTGAGGGAACCAAGGCCGTTACCAAGTACACCAGCTCCAAGTAAAGTGTTCGCCCACATTTTCCCAACCcaacggctcttttaagagccacccaaaCTCTCGTCCAAAAGCTATTCCATATCTTGCCAATATGCTACAGAATGATCTGTGTACTATGTGATCATATTAAGTTTTCAACACAGACGCGCACAACCAAAGCCACCAGTCCACAAGCTAACAAAGCAAATGCAGGCAACTGAATCATTTGCCAGGCCAGGCATTTGCAGTCTTTCGCTATTGGGCCTC contains:
- the LOC134446170 gene encoding histone H2B 1/2-like: MPDPAKPAPKKGSKKAVSKTAGKGGKKRKRTRKESYAIYVYKVLKQVHPDTGISSKAMSIMNSFVNDIFERIAGEASRLAHYNKRHTISSREIQTAVRLLLPGELAKHAVSEGTKAVTKYTSSK